One Faecalicatena sp. Marseille-Q4148 DNA window includes the following coding sequences:
- a CDS encoding nucleotidyl transferase AbiEii/AbiGii toxin family protein produces MIKTSRQLKALVRNLTKGDSLQAQIIMRNYVMERFLERISLSKYRNNFILKGGMLVSAMVGLDTRSTMDIDTTIKNMLLSVENAKEMIEEIIAIPIDDGMTFSIKSVGEIMDEAEYSGVRANLEATLETMRTPLKVDISTGDIITPREVLYNFRLMFEERTISILAYNLETVLAEKMETVIARGVANTRLRDYYDLYILQNEYTHAMNMEQFKAAFLATSKKRNSIQLITEGNRILKEIADSEVMQGLWKSYQKKFSYAEDISWEMVMDSIEKLFEQALQ; encoded by the coding sequence ATGATTAAAACTTCAAGGCAGTTGAAAGCGTTAGTAAGAAATCTAACAAAGGGAGATAGCTTACAGGCACAGATTATTATGCGTAATTATGTGATGGAGCGTTTCTTAGAACGTATTTCTCTTTCAAAATATAGAAACAATTTTATATTGAAAGGTGGAATGTTAGTATCTGCTATGGTAGGATTGGATACTCGTTCTACAATGGATATTGACACAACCATAAAAAATATGCTGTTATCCGTAGAAAATGCAAAGGAAATGATAGAAGAAATTATTGCAATTCCTATTGATGACGGTATGACATTTTCTATAAAAAGTGTTGGTGAAATTATGGATGAGGCGGAATATAGTGGAGTACGAGCAAATTTGGAGGCTACATTAGAAACAATGCGGACACCATTAAAAGTAGATATTTCTACCGGAGATATTATCACACCGAGAGAAGTATTGTATAATTTTAGGTTGATGTTTGAAGAACGTACAATATCTATTTTAGCCTATAATTTGGAAACTGTGCTTGCAGAGAAAATGGAAACAGTAATAGCAAGAGGTGTAGCGAATACAAGATTGAGGGATTACTATGATCTGTATATTTTACAGAATGAATATACCCATGCGATGAACATGGAGCAATTTAAGGCGGCATTTTTAGCAACAAGTAAAAAACGTAATTCTATACAATTGATAACCGAGGGAAATAGGATTTTAAAAGAAATAGCAGATAGTGAAGTTATGCAGGGACTATGGAAAAGTTATCAAAAGAAATTCAGCTATGCGGAAGATATCAGTTGGGAAATGGTAATGGATAGCATTGAAAAATTATTTGAGCAAGCATTACAATAG
- a CDS encoding rod shape-determining protein, whose amino-acid sequence MSVDIGIDLGTASILVYVRGKGVVLKEPSVVAFDRDTNEIKAIGEEARMMLGRTPGNIIAVRPLRKGVISDYTVTEKMIKYFVQKSLGKRTLKKPRISVCVPSGVTEVEKKAVEEATYAAGAREVYLIEEPVAAAIGAGIDISKPCGNMIVDVGGGTSDIAVISLGGTVVNRSLKIAGDDFDDAIVRYMKKQHNLLIGERTAEEMKIKIGTVCPFAEESVMEVRGRNLITGLPKTVEVTASETEEALREAALQIVEAVTGVLEQTPPELSADILDRGIVLTGGGAMLRGLEGLIEEKTGIHTMTAEEPMQAVAVGTGQFVEFMGGRKGI is encoded by the coding sequence ATGTCAGTAGATATCGGAATCGATTTGGGAACTGCGAGTATTCTTGTATACGTGAGAGGAAAAGGTGTAGTGCTGAAGGAACCTTCAGTAGTTGCATTTGACAGAGATACAAATGAGATCAAGGCCATTGGTGAGGAAGCGCGGATGATGCTTGGACGAACACCGGGTAATATTATTGCGGTAAGACCGCTCCGCAAGGGAGTGATCTCAGATTATACAGTAACAGAGAAGATGATTAAGTACTTTGTGCAGAAGTCGCTTGGCAAACGAACGTTGAAGAAACCTCGCATCAGTGTATGTGTACCAAGTGGAGTAACAGAAGTGGAGAAGAAAGCTGTAGAGGAGGCAACCTATGCAGCAGGAGCGAGAGAAGTCTATTTGATTGAGGAGCCGGTGGCAGCCGCTATTGGCGCCGGAATTGATATTTCGAAACCTTGCGGTAATATGATTGTAGATGTTGGAGGTGGAACATCGGATATTGCCGTCATTTCGCTTGGAGGAACTGTTGTGAATCGTTCGCTCAAGATTGCAGGAGATGATTTTGATGATGCCATCGTACGCTATATGAAGAAACAGCATAATTTACTGATCGGTGAACGGACAGCAGAGGAAATGAAGATTAAGATTGGTACAGTCTGTCCATTTGCGGAAGAAAGTGTGATGGAAGTCCGCGGAAGAAATCTGATCACGGGGCTTCCGAAGACGGTAGAAGTTACTGCTTCCGAGACAGAAGAAGCGCTTCGTGAAGCCGCGCTTCAGATTGTGGAGGCAGTAACCGGAGTGTTGGAACAAACACCGCCGGAATTGTCGGCAGATATTCTTGATCGGGGAATTGTGCTGACCGGGGGCGGAGCGATGCTTCGCGGGTTAGAAGGACTGATTGAAGAAAAGACAGGAATCCATACAATGACTGCAGAAGAACCAATGCAGGCGGTTGCAGTTGGAACAGGTCAGTTTGTGGAATTCATGGGAGGACGAAAAGGCATTTAA
- the cdaA gene encoding diadenylate cyclase CdaA, whose product MQQWLANGISFPNIRITDILEIIIIAVIVYEIMVWIKSTKTWMLLKGLMALGLFILIAYLLNLHTILWLAEKSIAIMATAIIVVLQPELRRALEKLGEKKFISSVVPFNQTKENERFSDQTINALVTAAFAMGRVKTGALIVVEQEIKLSEYEHTGIMIDGVVSSQLLINIFEHNTPLHDGAVIIRGDRVVSATCYLPLTDNLRLSKDLGTRHRAAVGMSEVSDAMIIAVSEETGFVSIAMGGKLDRNVSKEYLTERLIALQNKTTDKKGFALWKGRRKDEKKADK is encoded by the coding sequence ATGCAGCAATGGCTGGCCAACGGAATTTCATTTCCGAATATTAGAATTACAGATATTCTTGAGATTATTATTATTGCGGTAATCGTTTATGAGATTATGGTATGGATTAAAAGTACAAAGACGTGGATGCTTTTGAAAGGACTTATGGCGCTTGGGTTATTTATACTAATTGCGTATCTCCTTAATCTTCATACAATTTTATGGCTGGCAGAAAAATCCATCGCTATTATGGCAACGGCGATTATTGTAGTACTGCAGCCGGAATTGAGGCGTGCATTGGAAAAGCTGGGAGAAAAGAAGTTTATTTCTTCGGTTGTGCCATTTAATCAGACAAAAGAAAATGAACGTTTCAGCGATCAGACGATTAATGCACTTGTGACGGCAGCATTTGCTATGGGACGGGTAAAGACAGGAGCGCTGATTGTTGTCGAACAGGAAATTAAACTTTCAGAATATGAACATACCGGAATTATGATCGATGGTGTTGTATCCAGTCAGCTTTTGATAAATATTTTTGAACACAATACACCGCTTCATGACGGAGCAGTAATTATCCGGGGAGATCGAGTAGTATCGGCGACTTGTTACTTGCCGCTGACAGATAATCTTCGGTTAAGCAAAGATCTTGGAACACGGCATCGCGCAGCAGTTGGAATGAGTGAAGTCAGTGATGCAATGATCATTGCAGTCTCTGAAGAAACCGGCTTCGTTTCGATAGCAATGGGCGGAAAGCTTGATAGAAATGTATCAAAAGAGTATTTGACAGAGCGGTTGATCGCACTTCAGAATAAAACGACAGACAAGAAAGGATTTGCGTTGTGGAAAGGAAGGCGGAAAGATGAAAAAAAGGCTGACAAATAA
- a CDS encoding ATP-dependent RecD-like DNA helicase, with the protein MENLSGYVEHIVFRNEDNGYTVFQLVSDEGELTCVGTFPYINEGEMLDVSGEYTTHAVYGTQLKVLSHKIKEPEDLLSIERYLGSGAIKGLGAALASRIVRKFKEDTFRIIEEEPERLAEVKGISERKAREIAEQVESKKDMRKAMIYLQKYGISTALAAKIYQQYGLNVYRVLEENPYRLADDIQGVGFRTADEIASRIGIHTDSDYRIRSGIFYTLLQSVSEGHVYLPEEVLLRRASDLLEVGIQDIEKYLMDLSMERKIVLKRVQNGEDSYGNPIEEVRVYGANYYYMELNTAKMLHDLNVNVDIMDLVIENRLRKVEENADLKLEETQREAVIEAVKHGVFILTGGPGTGKTTTINAMIRYFDSEGLEISLAAPTGRAAKRMTETTGYEAQTIHRLLEISGNPEEDGGHSGFSRNEENPLEADVIIIDEMSMVDLPLMHALLKAIVVGTRLILVGDRNQLPSVGPGSMLKDLIHSEQFPVVELKKIFRQASESDIVMNAHKINFGIPLTLDNKSRDFFFLRRQDANTIIAVTIALIQKKLPKYVQADPYDIQVMTPMKKGLLGVERLNKILQQYLNPPDKSKEEKEFGDKLFRVGDKVMQIKNNYQLEWEVATKFGLVIDKGMGVFNGDMGVITAINHYTETLTVEYDEKRKVEYSFKNLEELELAYAITIHKAQGSEYPAVVIPLLPGPRQLYHRNLLYTAVTRARKCVTLVGSEEALQNMIQNTSEQQRYTSLDRCIREMNGVLEE; encoded by the coding sequence ATGGAAAATCTAAGTGGTTATGTAGAGCATATTGTGTTTCGGAATGAAGATAATGGATATACCGTATTTCAGCTTGTAAGCGATGAAGGGGAACTTACCTGTGTCGGAACATTTCCTTATATAAATGAAGGGGAAATGCTGGATGTATCTGGTGAATATACAACGCATGCAGTGTACGGAACACAGCTGAAAGTACTGTCCCATAAGATAAAGGAACCAGAGGATCTGCTTTCGATTGAGCGATATCTTGGTTCAGGGGCGATTAAAGGACTGGGAGCAGCATTAGCGTCCAGAATTGTGCGGAAGTTTAAAGAAGATACATTTCGCATTATCGAAGAGGAACCGGAACGGTTAGCAGAAGTGAAAGGAATCAGTGAGCGAAAGGCGAGAGAAATTGCAGAGCAGGTAGAGAGTAAAAAAGATATGCGAAAAGCAATGATCTACTTACAGAAATATGGCATTTCCACTGCGCTGGCAGCGAAGATTTATCAGCAGTATGGACTCAATGTATATAGGGTTCTGGAGGAAAATCCATATCGTCTGGCAGATGACATCCAGGGAGTTGGTTTTCGCACAGCAGATGAGATTGCTTCGAGAATTGGGATTCACACGGATTCGGATTACCGTATCCGCAGCGGAATTTTTTATACACTTTTGCAGAGTGTTTCGGAAGGGCATGTATATTTGCCGGAAGAAGTACTTCTTAGAAGAGCCAGCGATTTGTTAGAAGTTGGAATTCAGGATATTGAGAAATACTTGATGGATCTTTCCATGGAACGAAAGATTGTTTTGAAGCGTGTACAAAATGGAGAAGATTCTTACGGAAATCCGATCGAAGAAGTTCGGGTGTATGGAGCCAATTATTATTATATGGAGCTGAATACAGCAAAAATGCTGCATGACTTGAATGTGAATGTGGATATTATGGATCTTGTTATCGAAAATCGTCTTCGCAAAGTAGAAGAAAATGCCGATCTAAAATTGGAAGAAACTCAGCGGGAGGCAGTGATAGAAGCTGTAAAACACGGTGTTTTTATTCTGACAGGAGGACCGGGTACGGGAAAGACGACAACGATTAATGCGATGATACGCTATTTTGACAGCGAAGGTCTGGAGATTTCACTGGCCGCACCAACTGGAAGAGCAGCAAAACGAATGACAGAAACAACAGGTTACGAGGCGCAGACGATTCACAGATTGTTGGAAATCAGCGGGAATCCGGAAGAAGATGGAGGACATAGTGGATTTTCCAGAAATGAAGAAAATCCGCTGGAGGCAGATGTGATTATCATTGATGAAATGTCTATGGTAGATCTGCCGCTCATGCATGCGCTGCTAAAAGCAATTGTTGTAGGAACAAGACTGATTTTGGTGGGAGACAGGAATCAGCTTCCGTCTGTCGGTCCGGGAAGTATGCTGAAAGATTTGATCCATTCAGAACAATTTCCTGTTGTGGAATTAAAAAAAATCTTTCGACAGGCCAGTGAGAGTGATATTGTTATGAATGCTCATAAAATCAATTTTGGAATTCCATTGACACTGGATAATAAGAGCAGAGATTTCTTTTTCCTGAGAAGGCAAGATGCGAATACGATTATCGCGGTAACGATCGCATTGATCCAGAAAAAACTTCCGAAATATGTCCAGGCAGATCCGTATGATATTCAGGTTATGACACCGATGAAGAAAGGGCTTCTCGGAGTTGAGCGGCTGAATAAAATCTTACAGCAGTATTTGAATCCGCCGGATAAATCGAAGGAAGAAAAAGAATTTGGGGATAAATTGTTTCGTGTTGGCGATAAAGTCATGCAGATTAAGAACAATTACCAGTTAGAGTGGGAAGTGGCAACAAAGTTTGGTCTTGTCATCGATAAAGGAATGGGTGTGTTTAACGGAGATATGGGAGTGATTACTGCAATTAATCATTATACAGAGACACTCACGGTAGAATATGATGAAAAGCGGAAGGTAGAGTATTCTTTTAAAAATCTGGAAGAACTGGAACTGGCTTATGCAATTACGATACATAAAGCGCAGGGAAGCGAATATCCGGCGGTTGTGATTCCTCTTTTACCGGGACCGCGCCAGCTATATCATCGAAATCTGCTGTACACGGCAGTTACCCGCGCAAGAAAGTGCGTCACACTTGTGGGAAGTGAAGAGGCACTTCAGAACATGATTCAGAATACAAGTGAGCAGCAGAGATATACGTCTCTTGATCGCTGTATTCGGGAAATGAACGGCGTCTTAGAAGAATAA
- a CDS encoding ComF family protein, translated as MKLQYHLAELLYPHRCPFCDETEPNELCDRCSEKLEWVQEPRCCKCGKPIPDEQQEYCFDCKKRKKSFEEGRSLWVHKTPVSDALYRFKYKNQRYYGSYFAKSLWERYAEEMQRWKPDVIIPVPVHRKRYRKRGYNQAAVIAKQLSRISQIPLDENVVIRVEDTKPSKELDPAERTENLRRAFVIDEQIKKYRRVLLLDDIYTTGATIDTISRKMHKKGVERVYFLTISIGQGF; from the coding sequence TTGAAATTACAATACCATTTAGCAGAATTGTTGTATCCCCATCGTTGCCCGTTTTGTGATGAGACAGAACCAAATGAGCTTTGCGATCGCTGCAGTGAAAAGCTGGAGTGGGTTCAGGAGCCACGCTGTTGTAAATGTGGAAAACCGATACCGGACGAGCAGCAGGAATACTGTTTTGACTGTAAAAAGCGCAAAAAGAGTTTTGAGGAAGGACGGAGTCTCTGGGTACATAAAACTCCGGTCAGCGATGCACTTTATCGCTTTAAATATAAAAACCAGAGATACTATGGCTCGTATTTTGCAAAAAGTCTCTGGGAAAGGTATGCAGAGGAGATGCAAAGATGGAAACCGGACGTAATCATACCGGTTCCGGTTCACCGGAAAAGATATCGAAAGCGGGGATACAATCAAGCGGCAGTGATCGCAAAACAACTGTCGCGTATCTCACAAATTCCGCTGGATGAGAATGTCGTCATTCGAGTGGAAGATACGAAACCGTCAAAAGAGCTTGATCCGGCAGAGCGTACAGAAAATCTTCGGAGGGCATTTGTGATTGATGAGCAGATCAAAAAATATAGAAGAGTATTGCTTCTGGATGATATTTATACAACTGGTGCGACAATCGACACGATTTCCAGAAAAATGCACAAAAAAGGCGTAGAAAGAGTATATTTTTTAACTATAAGTATTGGACAAGGTTTCTAA
- the uvrB gene encoding excinuclease ABC subunit UvrB, with protein MDHFELVSEYAPTGDQPQAIEQLVKGFQEGNQCQTLLGVTGSGKTFTMANVIQQLNKPTLIIAHNKTLAAQLYGEFKEFFPNNAVEYFVSYYDYYQPEAYVPSSDTYIAKDSSINDEIDKLRHSATAALSERRDVIIVASVSCIYGLGSPIDYQEMVISLRPGMIKDRDEVVKKLIEIQYDRNDIDFKRGTFRVHGDVLEVIPAVTEGVAYRIEFFGDEVDRITEVDVLTGEIKASLNHVAIFPASHYVVSQESMNRAISEIEEELEERIRYFKGEDKLLEAQRISERTNFDIEMMRETGFCSGIENYSRHLTGLAPGQPPHTLIDYFPDDFLMIIDESHKTIPQIGGMYHGDQSRKTTLVDYGFRLPSAKDNRPLNFEEFEEKIDQILFVSATPGQYEEEHELLRAEQVIRPTGLLDPKVDVRPVEGQIDDLIGEVNREIAKKNKVLITTLTKRMAEDLTDYMRELGIRVRYLHSDIDTLERSEIIRDMRLDVFDVLVGINLLREGLDIPEITLVAILDADKEGFLRSETSLVQTIGRAARNAEGHVVMYADHMTDSMKKAISETERRRAIQIAYNEEHGITPQTIKKSVRDLISISKKVAAEELKMEKDPESMSEKELEKLIKDLEKQMKKAAAELNFEAAAELRDKLIELKQMLKG; from the coding sequence ATGGATCATTTTGAATTAGTATCAGAATATGCCCCTACCGGCGACCAGCCCCAGGCAATCGAACAGCTTGTAAAAGGCTTTCAAGAAGGTAACCAATGCCAGACGTTACTAGGGGTTACAGGATCTGGCAAGACATTCACAATGGCGAATGTCATTCAACAATTAAATAAACCAACATTGATCATCGCACACAACAAAACGTTAGCTGCTCAGTTATATGGAGAATTCAAAGAATTCTTCCCGAATAATGCAGTCGAATACTTTGTATCCTACTATGACTACTATCAACCGGAGGCTTATGTCCCATCTTCGGATACTTATATTGCGAAGGATTCTTCCATTAATGATGAGATTGATAAACTGCGGCATTCCGCAACAGCAGCGCTTTCAGAACGACGGGATGTAATCATTGTGGCCAGTGTCTCATGCATTTACGGACTTGGTTCTCCGATCGATTATCAGGAGATGGTAATTTCCCTCCGACCGGGCATGATCAAAGATCGGGATGAAGTTGTGAAGAAGTTGATCGAGATTCAATACGACCGAAATGATATTGATTTTAAGCGTGGAACGTTTCGGGTTCATGGAGATGTGCTGGAAGTCATTCCGGCAGTGACGGAGGGAGTTGCATATCGAATTGAGTTTTTCGGGGATGAGGTGGATCGAATTACAGAAGTGGATGTGCTGACAGGAGAGATTAAAGCCTCACTGAACCATGTGGCAATCTTTCCGGCATCTCATTATGTTGTGTCTCAGGAAAGTATGAATCGTGCGATCAGTGAAATTGAAGAAGAACTGGAGGAGCGGATTCGCTATTTCAAGGGAGAGGATAAGCTTCTGGAGGCGCAAAGAATTTCTGAGAGAACGAATTTCGATATTGAAATGATGCGTGAAACAGGATTTTGTTCCGGAATTGAGAACTATTCCAGACATTTGACCGGGCTTGCGCCGGGGCAGCCGCCACACACGCTGATTGATTATTTTCCGGATGATTTTCTTATGATCATTGACGAATCTCATAAAACGATTCCTCAGATTGGAGGTATGTACCACGGTGATCAGTCGCGAAAGACAACGCTTGTAGATTATGGTTTCCGACTTCCGTCTGCAAAGGATAACCGTCCTTTGAATTTTGAGGAGTTTGAGGAAAAGATTGATCAGATTTTATTTGTATCAGCAACACCGGGACAATATGAGGAAGAACATGAACTTCTGCGGGCAGAGCAGGTAATCCGGCCAACAGGACTTCTGGATCCAAAGGTTGACGTGCGTCCGGTGGAAGGACAGATTGATGATTTGATCGGTGAAGTGAATCGGGAGATTGCTAAGAAGAATAAAGTATTGATTACGACATTAACGAAACGAATGGCGGAAGATCTGACAGATTATATGAGAGAACTTGGAATCCGCGTTCGCTATCTGCATTCCGATATTGACACGTTGGAACGAAGTGAGATTATTAGAGATATGCGTCTAGATGTGTTTGACGTGCTTGTGGGAATTAATCTTCTGAGAGAAGGTCTTGACATTCCGGAAATTACGCTTGTTGCAATTCTGGATGCAGATAAAGAGGGCTTCCTGCGTTCAGAAACTTCACTTGTACAGACGATTGGCCGTGCGGCGAGAAATGCGGAAGGTCATGTTGTGATGTACGCAGATCATATGACAGATTCGATGAAGAAGGCAATCAGTGAGACGGAGAGAAGAAGAGCAATTCAGATTGCGTATAATGAAGAACATGGAATTACCCCACAGACGATTAAGAAATCTGTGCGTGATCTGATCAGCATTTCCAAGAAGGTTGCAGCAGAAGAACTGAAAATGGAAAAAGATCCGGAATCTATGAGTGAGAAGGAGCTGGAGAAGCTGATTAAGGATCTTGAAAAGCAGATGAAGAAGGCGGCAGCCGAATTGAATTTTGAGGCGGCGGCTGAATTGAGAGATAAATTAATTGAGTTAAAACAGATGTTGAAAGGATAA
- the uvrA gene encoding excinuclease ABC subunit UvrA has product MPKENRQYIKIRGANEHNLKNIDLDIPRNELVVLTGLSGSGKSSLAFDTIYAEGQRRYMESLSSYARQFLGQMEKPDVESIEGLSPAISIDQKSTNRNPRSTVGTVTEIYDYFRLLYARIGIPHCPKCEKEIKKQTVDQMVDQIMELPERTKIQVLAPVVRGRKGTHAKLFERAKKSGYVRVMVDGNLYELSEEISLDKNIKHNIEIVVDRLVIKEGIEKRLTDSVENALELAEGLLVIDVLDGEKMNFSQSFSCPDCGISVDEIEPRSFSFNNPFGACPECFGLGYKMEFDIDLMIPDKSLSILDGAIQVMGWQSCADKGSFTRAILDALAKEYGFDLETPFEQYPKEVQDVLIYGTNGKEVKVYYRGQRGEGVYDVAFEGLIKNVERRYRETGSETMKAEYETFMRITPCHACKGQRLKPAALAVTVGGKNIYEVTSLSIEKLQKFLETLELTETQKLIGGQILKEIKARISFLMDVGLDYLTLTRATGSLSGGEAQRIRLATQIGSGLVGVAYILDEPSIGLHQRDNDKLLKTLKHLRDLGNTLIVVEHDEDTMREADYLVDIGPGAGEHGGKVVAAGTAEEVMANPDSITGAYLSGRIKIPVPAERKAPTGFLKVTGAAENNLKGISVDFPLGVMTCVTGVSGSGKSSLVNEILYKRLARELNHARTIPGKHKDMKGLDQVDKVIAIDQSPIGRTPRSNPATYTGVFDLIRDLFAATPDAKARGYKKGRFSFNVKGGRCEACSGDGILKIEMHFLPDVYVPCEVCGGKRYNRETLEVKYKGKSIYDVLDMTVEEAMTFFEPVPSIRRKIETLYDVGLGYIRLGQPSTTLSGGEAQRIKLATELSRRSTGKTVYILDEPTTGLHFADVHKLTEILRRLSGDGNTVIVIEHNLDVIKTADYIIDMGPEGGDKGGTVIAKGTPEEVAENPASHTGRYIKAILKKS; this is encoded by the coding sequence ATGCCGAAAGAGAATAGACAGTATATTAAGATCAGAGGTGCTAATGAACATAATTTGAAAAATATTGATCTGGACATTCCGAGAAATGAACTTGTGGTATTGACTGGTCTGTCAGGTTCAGGAAAATCTTCGTTGGCGTTTGACACCATTTATGCGGAAGGACAGCGAAGATATATGGAGTCACTGTCTTCCTATGCGCGGCAGTTTCTCGGACAGATGGAGAAACCGGATGTGGAAAGCATTGAGGGATTGTCGCCGGCGATTTCGATCGACCAGAAATCAACAAACAGAAATCCTCGTTCAACAGTGGGAACTGTCACAGAGATTTATGATTATTTTCGACTATTATATGCACGCATTGGAATTCCTCACTGTCCAAAATGCGAAAAAGAGATTAAAAAACAGACGGTAGATCAAATGGTAGATCAGATCATGGAACTTCCGGAACGGACGAAGATACAGGTGCTTGCGCCCGTTGTACGCGGCAGAAAGGGAACCCATGCGAAACTGTTTGAGCGGGCGAAAAAGAGCGGATATGTCCGAGTAATGGTTGATGGGAATCTGTATGAGCTGTCAGAAGAGATCAGTCTCGATAAGAATATTAAACATAATATTGAAATTGTAGTAGATCGACTTGTCATAAAAGAAGGGATTGAAAAACGTCTGACGGATTCTGTGGAAAATGCACTGGAACTGGCAGAGGGACTGTTGGTCATTGATGTTCTGGATGGAGAAAAAATGAATTTCAGCCAAAGTTTTTCATGCCCGGACTGTGGAATCAGTGTAGATGAGATTGAACCACGCAGTTTTTCTTTCAATAATCCATTTGGCGCTTGTCCGGAATGTTTCGGACTCGGATATAAGATGGAATTTGACATAGATCTGATGATTCCGGATAAGTCCTTGTCTATTCTGGATGGAGCGATTCAGGTAATGGGCTGGCAGTCCTGTGCGGATAAAGGAAGCTTTACAAGGGCAATTTTGGATGCATTGGCAAAAGAATATGGATTTGATCTTGAAACGCCGTTTGAACAGTATCCGAAGGAAGTTCAAGATGTGTTAATTTATGGAACGAATGGAAAAGAAGTCAAAGTCTATTATCGTGGTCAGCGGGGAGAAGGTGTTTATGATGTGGCGTTTGAGGGCCTAATCAAAAATGTAGAACGCCGTTACCGGGAAACAGGTTCCGAAACAATGAAAGCAGAATATGAGACATTCATGCGGATCACTCCATGTCATGCCTGCAAAGGACAGAGATTGAAGCCGGCGGCACTGGCAGTTACCGTTGGCGGAAAAAATATTTATGAGGTAACATCACTTTCAATCGAGAAATTACAGAAATTTCTGGAAACACTGGAATTAACTGAAACACAGAAGCTGATCGGAGGACAAATTTTAAAAGAAATCAAGGCAAGAATTAGTTTCTTAATGGATGTGGGGCTAGACTATCTTACGCTAACGAGGGCAACGGGGAGTCTCTCAGGAGGCGAAGCACAGAGAATCCGGCTGGCGACACAGATCGGATCGGGGCTTGTAGGAGTTGCATACATTCTTGATGAGCCAAGTATTGGGCTGCATCAAAGAGATAATGATAAATTATTAAAGACATTGAAACATTTACGGGATCTTGGCAATACTCTTATTGTAGTAGAACATGATGAAGATACGATGCGGGAGGCGGATTATCTTGTAGACATCGGACCGGGAGCAGGTGAGCACGGAGGAAAGGTAGTTGCGGCCGGAACAGCAGAAGAAGTGATGGCGAATCCAGACTCAATTACAGGAGCATATCTTAGCGGAAGAATTAAGATTCCGGTTCCGGCAGAACGCAAAGCACCGACTGGATTTTTGAAAGTAACAGGCGCAGCAGAAAACAACCTGAAAGGAATCAGTGTGGACTTTCCGCTTGGGGTAATGACTTGTGTGACTGGAGTTTCCGGTTCCGGAAAGAGTTCACTTGTAAATGAAATTCTGTATAAACGTCTTGCGAGAGAATTGAATCATGCGAGAACGATTCCGGGAAAACATAAAGATATGAAGGGACTGGATCAGGTAGATAAGGTGATTGCGATTGACCAGTCTCCGATCGGTCGTACGCCGAGATCAAATCCGGCAACGTATACAGGGGTGTTTGATCTGATCCGGGATTTATTTGCAGCGACACCGGATGCAAAGGCAAGAGGTTATAAAAAAGGAAGATTTAGTTTCAATGTGAAAGGCGGCCGATGCGAAGCGTGCAGTGGTGACGGAATTCTTAAAATCGAGATGCATTTCCTTCCGGATGTTTATGTGCCATGTGAAGTATGTGGTGGAAAACGCTATAATCGTGAGACGCTGGAAGTAAAGTATAAAGGAAAAAGCATTTATGATGTACTGGATATGACAGTAGAGGAAGCTATGACATTCTTTGAACCGGTGCCTAGTATTCGAAGAAAGATCGAGACACTGTATGACGTGGGACTTGGTTATATACGTCTTGGACAGCCATCTACCACATTATCCGGAGGAGAAGCACAACGAATTAAGCTTGCAACAGAGCTTAGCCGGCGCAGTACCGGAAAGACCGTTTATATTTTAGATGAACCTACGACAGGATTACATTTTGCAGATGTACACAAGCTGACAGAAATTCTTCGAAGACTGTCGGGAGACGGGAATACGGTAATTGTAATTGAACATAATCTGGATGTAATTAAGACAGCAGATTATATCATTGATATGGGGCCGGAAGGCGGAGATAAAGGCGGCACTGTGATTGCAAAGGGAACACCGGAGGAAGTGGCAGAAAATCCGGCGTCACATACGGGAAGATATATCAAAGCAATTCTAAAAAAATCATAA